In Solidesulfovibrio carbinoliphilus subsp. oakridgensis, the sequence CGATACGGCTGCATACTTCGGAAGTTGGTCCTCGGGCGTCCACGCGGAGCGACGGATTTTGATGGCCGCCACCTGGCCGTCGCACAGGGTCGGGATGACCAGACCAGACGGGAGCCAGACACGTCTGCCCTTCCCGGTTCTGGGATTCATCTCGGGCGGCAGGCCCCAGGCGGCACGGTTCTCGTAGAGGTCCGAAGGGTTCCAGCCTATCCGTAGCGTGGCGCACGTCTTGGCGGTCAGGCCTCGGCCCCGGGCGTAATCCATTCCCGAACCACCAGCGGCCAACGCAGCGGCGCAGCGGTCAACAAACTGGCCGGCGCGAGTAGTCCAGACATCCCCCGGCAGGACTGCCGGCTTGGGCTCCCAGGTGTCGGGCTTCCGGGTACGCACGGCTCCGGTTGCTTTGGGCGTGGCTCCCAGGCGTTTACAGGCGTCGGGGTAGCTCAGGCCCTCCCGCTCCATAAGGAATGCGATGCCGTCTCCTTGCCGCCCACAGCCGCGACACAGGAACCGGCCGCCGGTCGCGCCGCTCGGATGATCGGGCCAGACGCGGAAGCGATCCTCGCCGCCGCACCAGGGGCATGGACCGGCATTCTCGCCGCCCGAGGTTCCAGAGACGTATTTCAACCCGGCAGGAAGAAGGCCCATGATGGTCATATCAAGACCCCCTGGTTTTCTGTCTCGGCACCCAGACAAGCCAGACAACCCTTAAGGGTTGTTGTCTTGTCTGTCTGGGTAGTGCCCAGACAATTGTCTGGGGATGTCTGGTCTTGTCTGGGGTGTCTGGGCAGGGAAGATGGCCAGTAGAAATCATTCTCAACCAGGATATGCCCGGAGTCGCGTAAGGCAGTCAGCGCCCGATGGAAAGCTCGCTGACGTGCTCCTTGTTCCGGAGACGGTGAAATGCTCCTTCTGTATGCTTCCTCGCGCCACGTTTCCACGTCTACAGGCTTGGCCGATTGCTTCAGCACATCCCATGTTGTGCACAGAGCCATCAATGCCTCGTAGGCGACCTTGTTTGCTCCCTTGAGCGG encodes:
- a CDS encoding primase-helicase zinc-binding domain-containing protein, whose protein sequence is MTIMGLLPAGLKYVSGTSGGENAGPCPWCGGEDRFRVWPDHPSGATGGRFLCRGCGRQGDGIAFLMEREGLSYPDACKRLGATPKATGAVRTRKPDTWEPKPAVLPGDVWTTRAGQFVDRCAAALAAGGSGMDYARGRGLTAKTCATLRIGWNPSDLYENRAAWGLPPEMNPRTGKGRRVWLPSGLVIPTLCDGQVAAIKIRRSAWTPEDQLPKYAAVSSGGKLPMVLAPGKGKPCVVVESELDAILAAQEARDAVFCVALGTAKGKPDTAAHALFMAAPVVLVALDFDKAGAGGWPWWREHYANAKRWPVPAGKDVGDLLAEPGMVRAWIMAGLPEADTTGLSWLPSSPEIDHPDFEGWWAAFDLVDLARSHGLRVVLAEGRPHLLFRANHHPDLVSYAGSLFADAFPFLEQHKGELPMQEVQHG